In the Erythrolamprus reginae isolate rEryReg1 chromosome 13, rEryReg1.hap1, whole genome shotgun sequence genome, one interval contains:
- the NPAS4 gene encoding neuronal PAS domain-containing protein 4 — MYRSTKGASKARRDQINAEIRHLKDLLPIAEGDKLRLSYLHIMSLACIYTRKSIFFSKGATLEGLESWLSSQDLDDFMQTLPGFLLAFTGEGKLIYVSESVAEHLGHSMVDLVAQGDSIYDIIDPADHFVMKTQLTLPSPVNTERLFRCHFNTSKTIRRQSAGNKLVLIRGRFHQPPPGSYWSTNPVFMAFCTPLDPKPRMGQNSFFLSAFESRHTKDLAIVDISESVIFHLGFEKSELYCKSWYGLIHPEDLSHASAQHYRLLGDQSNTQSEMVIRLQAKDGVSWVWIYSLLRLENGETPIVSHNYVISDSEAWCLKQQISAEGSQGPYALESTATFLESLLSPSGPLSSPDQVFTPVAGTPTTTLVAPTFDFTTAGVSEGPSAFGEPSEGLPEEMMEPGHISSIEDTPPGSSLNLLIKEPGFGYVLLPHGSYGQTFSSEKPSGKSTSKDLLSTPPYTPHQSSAFLFGAPELYGAHSGGGPAALPPGTASSANSPSGLAAVTELFFAQEPCNVLYEKLPPTPDSPGNGGCAVMSLPEIRGPLYVDVPMVPEGILTPEASPIKQTFFRYSEKEKNEIELLAQQLCSLAETFGSPATAAVREVAKDSREEPPCPGLGLSPVPEPCPDFQQLPKTWRSVDFSLLTCLEDDLLEGSALETLLQDLSSFLFEKGGSGTRCPHHHFCGGDVSSPIGLDTEDSSSPGAFAPSPRVDLAPEQPCFLEDLTSFETAFETRASNSPCEGLDELYQLQSQRPEGFQEDGSERDPSF; from the exons ATGTACCGGTCCACGAAAGGAGCCTCGAAGGCACGGCGGGATCAAATCAACGCGGAGATTCGACATCTCAAGGACCTGTTGCCCATCGCCGAAGGAGATAAACTTCGCCTCTCGTATCTCCACATCATGTCCCTGGCTTGCATCTACACGCGGAAGTCCATCTTCTTCTCCAAAG GTGCAACTTTGGAAGGCTTGGAGAGTTGGCTTTCTTCCCAAGACTTAGACGATTTCATGCAGACGCTGCCCGGTTTCCTTTTGGCGTTCACGGGCGAAGGCAAACTCATCTATGTGTCGGAGAGCGTGGCTGAGCACTTGGGTCATTCCATG GTGGATTTGGTGGCCCAAGGAGACAGCATCTACGACATCATCGATCCGGCAGATCATTTTGTGATGAAGACACAGTTGACGTTGCCTTCTCCAGTAAATACCG AACGTCTCTTCCGTTGTCACTTCAACACTTCCAAGACAATCCGGCGTCAAAGTGCAGGAAACAAGCTGGTTTTGATCCGGGGCCGTTTCCACCAACCGCCTCCGGGTTCTTATTGGTCTACCAATCCCGTCTTCATGGCCTTCTGCACTCCTCTAGATCCCAAGCCCAGAATGGGTCAAAATTCGTTCTTCCTGTCTGCCTTTGAGAGTCGCCACACGAAAGACTTGGCCATTGTGGATATCTCAGAGAG CGTGATCTTCCATCTGGGCTTTGAGAAAAGCGAACTCTACTGCAAGTCGTGGTACGGTTTGATCCATCCGGAAGACCTCAGCCATGCTTCGGCCCAGCACTACCGACTGC TGGGGGATCAAAGCAACACACAATCCGAAATGGTGATCAGGCTCCAAGCGAAAGATGGCGTCAGCTGGGTCTGGATCTACTCGCTGCTTCGCTTGGAGAACGGGGAGACTCCCATCGTCTCTCACAACTACGTCATCAG CGATTCCGAAGCCTGGTGCCTCAAGCAGCAAATCTCCGCAGAAGGCTCCCAAGGTCCGTACGCGCTTGAAAGTACCGCCACCTTCTTGGAAAGCCTCCTGTCTCCTTCTGGACCACTGTCCAGCCCCGATCAAGTCTTCACGCCCGTGGCCggcactcccaccaccaccctggtgGCCCCGACCTTCGATTTCACCACCGCTGGGGTCTCTGAAGGCCCTTCGGCGTTCGGCGAGCCTTCAGAAGGCCTCCCCGAAGAGATGATGGAACCCGGCCATATCTCCTCCATCGAGGACACCCCGCCGGGTTCCTCCCTCAACCTACTCATCAAAGAACCGGGCTTCGGCTACGTCCTCCTCCCGCATGGAAGTTACGGACAGACGTTTTCGAGCGAGAAGCCCAGCGGCAAATCCACCTCCAAAGACTTGCTCTCCACTCCTCCTTACACCCCTCACCAGAGCTCCGCTTTCCTCTTTGGCGCTCCAGAGCTTTACGGAGCCCACAGCGGAGGCGGTCCCGCGGCCCTGCCTCCCGGGACAGCCTCCAGTGCCAACTCTCCCTCTGGCCTCGCCGCCGTCACCGAGCTGTTCTTCGCCCAAGAACCTTGCAATGTTCTCTATGAGAAACTCCCGCCGACTCCCGACAGCCCCGGTAACGGGGGCTGCGCCGTCATGAGCTTGCCGGAGATCCGAGGTCCCCTCTACGTCGACGTGCCTATGGTGCCCGAAGGGATCCTGACTCCGGAGGCCTCGCCTATCAAGCAGACGTTCTTCCGGTATTCCGAGAAGGAGAAGAATGAGATCGAACTGCTGGCTCAGCAGCTCTGTAGCCTGGCCGAGACTTTTGGCTCTCCGGCCACGGCGGCGGTGCGAGAGGTCGCCAAGGACAGCCGAGAGGAGCCGCCATGCCCTGGCCTTGGACTGTCTCCCGTGCCCGAACCTTGCCCGGATTTCCAACAACTGCCCAAAACTTGGAGGAGCGTCGACTTCTCTCTCCTGACCTGTTTGGAGGACGACCTCCTGGAAGGGAGCGCTCTCGAGACCCTCCTTCAAGACCTGTCCTCCTTTCTGTTCGAGAAAGGCGGTTCAGGGACGAGGTGCCCTCACCACCACTTCTGCGGTGGCGACGTCAGTAGTCCAATCGGCTTGGACACCGAAGATAGTAGCAGCCCTGGAGCTTTCGCTCCCTCGCCAAGGGTGGACCTAGCTCCGGAACAGCCCTGTTTTTTGGAAGACCTGACCTCCTTCGAAACAGCCTTTGAGACACGTGCCTCAAACTCTCCCTGTGAGGGGTTAGATGAGTTGTATCAACTCCAGAGCCAAAGGCCAGAAGGCTTCCAGGAAG